One segment of Marvinbryantia formatexigens DSM 14469 DNA contains the following:
- a CDS encoding plasmid mobilization protein, whose translation MKMRTVTKTFRCTPGEAEELAAGAGKFRVSESEYIRGRVFKKAQPRLPPEIVGLLEEMNYLNLKIGTNINQTMRYCNTKKYITKNDYQKLAVELRKLDEQYERIYRLLEEAVKNGGHETAEDETGSGKQQSSPPEV comes from the coding sequence ATGCGGACGGTTACAAAAACGTTCCGCTGCACACCCGGAGAAGCGGAGGAGCTTGCAGCCGGGGCAGGAAAATTCCGTGTATCCGAATCAGAGTATATACGGGGCAGGGTCTTTAAAAAAGCGCAGCCGCGGTTGCCGCCGGAAATTGTCGGGCTTCTGGAAGAAATGAATTATCTGAACCTGAAAATCGGGACCAACATCAACCAGACCATGCGTTACTGCAACACGAAAAAATATATCACGAAAAATGATTACCAGAAACTGGCAGTGGAACTCCGGAAGCTGGATGAACAGTATGAAAGAATTTACAGGCTGCTGGAGGAGGCGGTAAAAAATGGCGGTCACGAAACTGCTGAGGATGAAACAGGCAGCGGGAAACAACAAAGCAGCCCACCTGAAGTATAA